In one Synechococcales cyanobacterium T60_A2020_003 genomic region, the following are encoded:
- a CDS encoding phosphoketolase, with product MVAMTNMPAFCDGIAYFADSQPDFDVWTKSPAIAEGASAIASSQDPVAVYQTLLAADALRYLTLQITATKESGHPGGFASVADVIAALFMLGHKNILTEVGHHAPGFYSNVFLDGSLEAMGIKTVKELGDRFRETHGLLGHLSGQIPGLLNPAGPLGQGQHFAMAGAKLHPNTLFPVTIGDGGLGEPYIMSSFAHFNTAYPSVTNFLPILVWNGYSQEHHSMVSTKTNEEMVAYWQGNGFENVILVNAKDYDDANQPGEYVDSTQFSIKQRLAFTQAILEATDLAAKSALEGVLTVLIVKQLKGAGVHKRGAQSHNLYPGDSLERDYIVSALRSRALSPQAWQIVRTNYERAGGGAAAKTVVTEFEYPLPDLGTLPLEEFPVGGEKKVATTAMGAIVAYVGQQDPNFLITNADGNAASGINNINVALKIIHPTPDETYFQQPQGQVYEPLSEDACAGLAAALALFGTRTLWCSYESFAVNGVPIWQTVVQAMAELRRPTPSTITLFTAGALEQGRNGWTHQRPEIENYFAAMMRNGNVFPLFPCDANSIQACYAWALGTKNKGITITASKSPLPIYTTFDQTREALEKGGVVLQELPGSRTVVFAVIGDMTLLPVFEAAKQLQDMGIGSKIVSIINPRRLYRSSDVAWDMSAQPDDGFLSDAEFDALFAGDVVLGVTGGTSAMLEPVMLRSTVKRDVFAWKRGETTASAAQIMAINGITAENFVNRAQDLLA from the coding sequence ATGGTTGCCATGACAAACATGCCTGCATTCTGTGACGGGATTGCCTATTTTGCAGACTCTCAGCCTGATTTTGACGTCTGGACGAAATCGCCTGCCATTGCAGAGGGGGCATCGGCGATCGCCTCCTCTCAAGATCCCGTTGCTGTTTACCAAACGCTGCTGGCTGCGGATGCATTGCGTTACCTCACTCTCCAGATTACGGCAACCAAAGAATCTGGACACCCCGGCGGCTTTGCTAGCGTTGCGGATGTGATCGCCGCCCTGTTCATGCTGGGACATAAGAACATCCTGACTGAAGTTGGGCATCATGCCCCTGGCTTTTATAGCAATGTATTTTTGGATGGTTCCCTAGAAGCGATGGGAATCAAGACTGTTAAGGAGTTGGGCGATCGCTTCCGGGAAACCCACGGTTTATTAGGACACCTCTCGGGTCAGATTCCAGGGCTTCTCAATCCGGCAGGCCCCCTCGGTCAGGGACAGCATTTTGCGATGGCAGGTGCAAAGCTGCACCCAAACACCCTTTTCCCCGTCACGATTGGGGATGGCGGCCTGGGCGAACCCTACATTATGAGCAGTTTTGCCCACTTTAATACGGCCTATCCGTCCGTAACCAACTTCTTGCCGATCCTGGTCTGGAATGGCTACAGCCAAGAACACCACAGCATGGTGTCCACCAAAACCAACGAAGAAATGGTGGCCTATTGGCAGGGCAACGGTTTTGAAAACGTCATCCTCGTCAACGCGAAAGATTACGACGATGCCAATCAGCCCGGAGAGTATGTAGACAGCACCCAGTTTTCCATCAAACAGCGGTTGGCCTTTACGCAAGCCATTCTAGAAGCAACGGATCTGGCGGCGAAGTCGGCTCTGGAGGGTGTGCTTACGGTTCTGATTGTGAAGCAGTTGAAAGGCGCGGGTGTCCACAAGCGAGGTGCCCAATCCCACAACCTGTATCCGGGCGACTCCCTGGAGCGAGACTACATTGTATCTGCACTGCGATCGCGCGCCCTGTCACCCCAGGCATGGCAAATTGTTCGCACCAATTATGAGCGAGCCGGAGGGGGAGCTGCCGCGAAAACGGTGGTCACGGAGTTTGAATACCCCTTACCCGATTTAGGGACACTACCCCTGGAGGAATTTCCAGTGGGGGGTGAGAAGAAAGTTGCGACAACGGCGATGGGGGCGATCGTGGCCTATGTCGGTCAGCAGGATCCGAATTTCCTGATAACGAATGCGGATGGTAACGCGGCTTCCGGAATTAACAATATCAATGTGGCGCTGAAAATTATTCACCCCACCCCTGACGAAACCTATTTTCAGCAACCCCAGGGTCAGGTGTATGAACCCTTGAGTGAGGATGCCTGTGCCGGACTTGCCGCTGCATTGGCACTCTTTGGAACGCGCACCCTCTGGTGTTCCTACGAATCCTTTGCTGTGAACGGTGTACCCATCTGGCAAACGGTTGTTCAAGCGATGGCAGAACTGCGCCGTCCGACCCCGTCTACGATTACCCTATTCACTGCAGGTGCTTTGGAGCAGGGACGCAACGGCTGGACCCACCAACGCCCTGAAATTGAAAACTACTTTGCGGCGATGATGCGGAACGGCAACGTTTTCCCACTATTTCCCTGTGATGCCAACAGTATTCAAGCCTGTTACGCATGGGCACTCGGCACGAAAAATAAGGGCATTACGATTACGGCGAGTAAGTCTCCGCTGCCGATCTATACCACCTTTGACCAAACCCGTGAGGCGTTAGAGAAAGGGGGAGTGGTGTTGCAGGAACTTCCTGGGTCGCGCACGGTGGTCTTTGCGGTGATTGGGGATATGACGCTGCTGCCCGTGTTTGAAGCGGCAAAACAGCTTCAGGACATGGGGATAGGCTCTAAGATTGTGTCTATTATTAATCCGCGACGGTTGTATCGTTCGAGTGATGTGGCTTGGGACATGAGCGCTCAGCCCGATGATGGGTTCTTGAGTGATGCAGAGTTCGATGCTCTCTTTGCGGGAGATGTTGTGCTGGGGGTTACTGGTGGTACGAGTGCCATGCTGGAACCTGTGATGTTGCGCAGTACGGTTAAGCGGGATGTGTTTGCCTGGAAGCGGGGAGAGACAACGGCCAGTGCTGCTCAGATTATGGCGATTAACGGAATCACGGCTGAGAACTTTGTAAACCGTGCCCAAGACCTGTTGGCGTAG
- a CDS encoding DUF4278 domain-containing protein, whose translation MKLTYRGISYDYNPVNVETSESETVGKYRGLDVRFRNPKKALVLNTNLDLKYRGVAYQPTQTVFEPAPQTETVPVPAAEPAKVPALSVAERARALMMKHDRSIKRRQQAMLTRLDAEVGVDVSEASRYWGRVQGEVHPSFRTTYDRSSVAFS comes from the coding sequence ATGAAACTTACTTATCGCGGCATTTCCTACGACTACAATCCTGTCAACGTTGAAACGAGCGAAAGCGAAACTGTTGGTAAATATCGCGGATTAGACGTTCGATTCCGTAATCCTAAGAAAGCATTGGTGCTCAACACCAATCTAGATCTGAAATATCGCGGTGTAGCATATCAACCCACGCAAACCGTATTTGAACCTGCACCTCAAACTGAAACCGTTCCAGTTCCAGCAGCAGAACCCGCAAAAGTGCCTGCATTGTCCGTTGCTGAGCGTGCCCGGGCATTGATGATGAAGCACGATCGCTCCATCAAGCGTCGTCAGCAAGCAATGTTGACCCGTTTAGATGCAGAAGTTGGCGTTGATGTATCCGAAGCATCTCGCTATTGGGGTCGCGTCCAAGGTGAGGTTCATCCTTCCTTCCGCACAACCTATGATCGTAGCTCTGTAGCATTCAGCTAG